The following coding sequences are from one Paenibacillus sp. FSL R5-0912 window:
- a CDS encoding DUF47 domain-containing protein, translating to MKLRKKDIFFETLENMADTIVQAADYFAQNISTLQDNVENFAGVMKKYESQCDTYTHTVIKELNKTFITPLERDDIMDLITSMDDVIDGLEASASRFYMYNLLDADEYIVQFAEILRQSAYEIQKAVHLLSQKKLLAIREYTIRLNDLENQGDEVLRICTKALFETVKDPIELIKRKELYERLETTTDKCEDVANMLESIIMRNS from the coding sequence ATGAAGTTGAGAAAAAAGGATATATTCTTTGAGACGCTGGAAAACATGGCGGATACCATTGTTCAGGCGGCAGATTACTTCGCTCAGAATATTTCGACTCTCCAGGACAATGTTGAGAATTTCGCCGGGGTGATGAAGAAATACGAATCCCAGTGCGATACCTACACGCACACCGTCATCAAGGAACTGAACAAAACTTTTATTACGCCGCTGGAACGTGACGACATCATGGACCTGATCACAAGCATGGATGATGTTATTGATGGTCTGGAGGCTTCTGCCTCGCGTTTCTATATGTATAACCTGCTGGATGCGGATGAGTATATCGTCCAGTTCGCGGAAATTCTGCGCCAAAGTGCGTATGAAATCCAAAAAGCGGTTCATTTGCTCTCCCAGAAGAAGCTGCTGGCGATCCGTGAATACACGATCCGTCTGAATGATCTGGAGAACCAAGGCGATGAAGTGCTTCGTATCTGTACGAAGGCCCTGTTCGAAACTGTAAAAGACCCGATTGAACTGATTAAGCGCAAAGAATTGTACGAGCGGTTGGAGACGACCACGGATAAATGTGAAGACGTAGCCAACATGCTGGAATCGATCATCATGCGCAATTCATAA
- a CDS encoding inorganic phosphate transporter, which yields MDTSIYVLGFVIFLALAFDFINGFHDTANAIATSVSTRALKPRTAIMMAASMNFIGALMFEGVAKKIGGSIADPALLDNGIDILIATLIAAIIWNLVTWWLGIPSSSSHALIGALAGAVYVGAGSENVKWHGFIEIVEGLIFSPLIAFAIGYVVMMILKWIFAKRSPHTVNKGFRSMQIITAALQSFTHGTNDAQKAMGIITFALVTSGRLDTMHVPLWVKIAAATSMALGTSIGGWKIIKTMGTKIFKIEPINGFAADISAASVIFTATLLHLPVSTTHAITSAILGVGSAKRFSAVKWGVAGRIVVTWFITIPISAVLAGVIFKLFF from the coding sequence ATGGATACATCTATATATGTACTAGGTTTTGTTATATTTCTTGCGCTGGCGTTTGACTTTATCAATGGTTTCCATGATACAGCCAACGCAATCGCTACCTCAGTCTCTACACGCGCGCTGAAGCCGCGTACAGCCATTATGATGGCAGCAAGTATGAACTTTATCGGTGCGCTGATGTTTGAAGGCGTAGCGAAGAAGATCGGCGGCAGCATTGCTGACCCGGCACTCCTGGATAACGGGATAGATATTCTTATTGCGACGCTCATTGCGGCGATTATCTGGAATCTGGTAACCTGGTGGCTCGGGATTCCATCATCGTCCTCCCATGCGCTTATCGGAGCTTTGGCCGGAGCGGTATATGTAGGTGCAGGTTCGGAGAATGTGAAATGGCATGGCTTCATTGAGATTGTGGAGGGGCTGATCTTCTCCCCGCTGATCGCATTTGCCATCGGTTATGTTGTGATGATGATTCTAAAGTGGATCTTTGCAAAGCGCAGTCCGCATACCGTGAACAAGGGTTTCCGTTCCATGCAGATCATTACGGCGGCGCTCCAATCCTTCACACATGGTACGAATGACGCCCAGAAGGCGATGGGGATTATCACCTTTGCCCTCGTAACATCGGGACGGCTCGACACTATGCATGTACCACTCTGGGTTAAGATTGCAGCGGCAACATCCATGGCGCTCGGAACGTCCATCGGCGGCTGGAAGATCATTAAGACCATGGGTACCAAAATTTTCAAAATTGAACCGATTAACGGCTTCGCAGCAGATATTTCGGCCGCGTCCGTTATCTTCACAGCTACACTGCTTCATCTGCCGGTAAGTACGACACATGCCATTACCTCTGCAATCCTCGGGGTAGGCTCAGCCAAACGCTTCTCCGCCGTGAAATGGGGAGTAGCCGGACGTATCGTGGTGACCTGGTTTATTACCATTCCGATCAGCGCAGTGCTGGCGGGAGTAATCTTCAAACTCTTTTTCTAG
- a CDS encoding amino acid ABC transporter ATP-binding protein gives MIDFHQVDKHYGHFHVLKAIDLHVQEGEVVVVVGPSGSGKSTMLRCINRLETITSGGLTVDGITVNERKTDINKLRKEIGMVFQHFNLYPHKKVIDNITLAPVKVLGLSKAEAEKTAMYYLEKVGIADKAQSYPSQLSGGQQQRVAIARGLAMKPKIMLFDEPTSALDPEMVGEVLDVMRTLAREGMTMVVVTHEMGFAREVADRVIFMDQGQIVEEAEPEQFFASPREDRTRTFLSRVLSH, from the coding sequence TTGATCGACTTTCATCAGGTAGACAAACATTACGGACATTTCCATGTACTGAAAGCCATTGACCTGCATGTTCAGGAAGGGGAAGTGGTTGTCGTAGTCGGTCCTTCCGGCTCCGGCAAGAGCACTATGCTGCGCTGCATTAACCGACTGGAGACTATTACGAGCGGCGGACTGACCGTTGACGGTATAACTGTAAATGAACGCAAGACAGATATCAACAAGCTGCGCAAAGAAATCGGAATGGTCTTCCAGCATTTCAATCTGTACCCGCATAAAAAAGTAATCGATAATATCACACTCGCGCCGGTTAAGGTGCTTGGGCTAAGCAAAGCGGAAGCCGAGAAGACGGCAATGTATTATCTGGAAAAGGTCGGGATTGCCGATAAAGCACAGTCCTATCCTTCACAGCTGTCCGGCGGACAGCAGCAGCGTGTGGCGATTGCCCGGGGGCTGGCGATGAAGCCGAAGATTATGCTGTTCGATGAGCCGACCTCGGCGCTTGACCCGGAAATGGTCGGGGAAGTACTCGATGTTATGCGGACTCTGGCCCGCGAAGGCATGACGATGGTTGTCGTTACCCATGAGATGGGCTTCGCCCGCGAGGTGGCCGACCGGGTAATCTTCATGGATCAGGGACAGATCGTGGAAGAAGCGGAGCCGGAGCAATTCTTCGCCAGTCCGCGTGAAGACCGGACACGAACGTTTCTCAGCCGTGTATTAAGTCATTAA
- a CDS encoding glutamate ABC transporter substrate-binding protein yields the protein MKMSKSFKMLSVLMIAAMLVIAGCGNNNAKNNAGGNDAAAGTATDSEAIAKIKERGKLLVGVKYDTRLFGLKDPASGNVEGFDIDISKAIAKKILGDENAIELKEVTSKTRIPMLNNGEIDMVVATMTITEERKKEVDFSDVYFQAGQSLLVKKGSPITGLDDVTKDTKILGSKGATSIKNIKEKVPGVTVLEFDNYQDAFSALKAGQGDALTTDDAILYGMASQDPGYEVVGEPFTDEPYGIAVQKGNTDVVKAVNDTLAELKANGEYDAIYTKWIGKAPAK from the coding sequence ATGAAAATGTCAAAAAGCTTCAAAATGTTAAGTGTACTGATGATTGCGGCTATGCTCGTGATTGCCGGCTGCGGCAACAACAATGCCAAGAACAATGCCGGAGGGAATGACGCTGCTGCAGGAACGGCTACTGACTCTGAGGCGATTGCCAAGATCAAGGAACGCGGCAAGCTGCTCGTAGGCGTGAAGTACGACACCCGCCTGTTCGGTCTGAAGGACCCTGCATCCGGCAACGTAGAGGGCTTCGACATTGATATCTCCAAAGCCATCGCCAAAAAAATTCTGGGTGACGAGAACGCGATTGAGCTGAAGGAAGTTACCTCCAAGACACGTATTCCGATGCTGAATAACGGCGAAATCGATATGGTTGTAGCTACAATGACCATCACTGAAGAACGCAAGAAGGAAGTTGATTTCTCCGACGTCTATTTCCAGGCAGGCCAATCCCTGCTGGTGAAGAAGGGCAGCCCGATTACCGGACTGGATGACGTAACGAAGGATACGAAGATCCTGGGCTCCAAGGGCGCAACCTCCATTAAGAATATCAAAGAAAAAGTGCCGGGTGTAACCGTGCTTGAATTCGATAACTATCAGGATGCATTCAGCGCCCTGAAGGCCGGCCAAGGCGATGCACTGACTACGGATGATGCGATTCTGTACGGTATGGCTTCGCAGGACCCGGGCTATGAAGTTGTAGGCGAGCCGTTCACCGATGAGCCTTACGGCATTGCAGTTCAAAAGGGCAACACCGATGTAGTTAAAGCCGTGAATGATACACTGGCTGAACTGAAAGCAAACGGTGAGTATGATGCCATTTATACGAAATGGATTGGTAAAGCTCCAGCGAAATAA
- a CDS encoding amino acid ABC transporter permease — protein sequence MEFSILTDYFGLYMEGFYGTVMSSVLALIGSFLIGAVIAVFRITTVRALRWFGTAYVEFIRNIPLLLVVYIFYYGPSALGFTLDGFKAGTIGLAVYTSAFIAEAIRAGIMAVPKGQMEASRSSGLSYIQTMLHIILPQAIKLVIPPLGNQFINLIKNSSVLTLVAGLDLMYFADSISTETYRTFDTYIFVALFYLVLTLPLSYGVRVWERRLQRKY from the coding sequence ATGGAATTTTCAATATTAACGGATTATTTCGGGTTGTATATGGAAGGGTTCTACGGCACTGTGATGTCCAGTGTATTGGCCCTGATCGGCAGCTTCCTGATCGGAGCAGTGATTGCGGTCTTCCGCATTACTACTGTGAGAGCGCTGCGCTGGTTCGGAACGGCGTATGTGGAGTTCATCCGCAATATCCCGCTGCTGCTTGTAGTGTACATCTTCTATTATGGACCTTCTGCTCTGGGCTTTACGCTGGACGGCTTCAAGGCGGGAACGATCGGACTTGCGGTATACACCTCGGCCTTCATCGCCGAAGCGATCCGCGCCGGAATCATGGCTGTTCCCAAGGGACAAATGGAAGCATCACGTTCATCCGGCCTAAGCTACATACAGACGATGCTGCATATCATCCTGCCGCAGGCGATTAAGCTGGTCATCCCGCCGCTCGGCAATCAGTTCATCAACCTGATCAAGAACTCCTCGGTGCTGACGCTGGTAGCCGGCCTTGATCTGATGTATTTCGCGGACAGTATCTCAACAGAGACTTACCGTACCTTCGACACCTACATCTTCGTGGCGTTGTTCTATCTGGTACTTACCCTTCCGCTCAGCTACGGCGTACGCGTGTGGGAACGCAGACTGCAGCGCAAATATTAA
- a CDS encoding amino acid ABC transporter permease, with protein MDFIGAYSADNLKFLLDGLYITLIVAFVSIILSFVIGCIIGVIRYSEVPVLSPVMFYLVELIRNLPLLLIIFFIRFALPEVGIKLGLITAAIAALTIFEAAMIAEIVRGGLTSIDKGQIEAARSSGLSNFQTLWHIVLPQGLRRMVPPLVSQFISLLKDTSLAVVISLPELMHNANIVIGHSYGYAIPTLALVALIYFTVNFLLSMLSRRLENKTA; from the coding sequence ATGGATTTTATTGGTGCATACTCCGCCGATAATTTGAAGTTTTTGCTGGACGGACTGTATATTACGCTGATCGTTGCCTTTGTATCGATCATTCTGAGTTTTGTCATTGGCTGTATTATTGGAGTCATCCGTTATTCAGAAGTGCCGGTATTGTCTCCGGTGATGTTCTACCTGGTCGAGCTGATCCGTAATCTGCCGCTGCTGCTGATTATATTCTTCATCCGCTTCGCCTTGCCGGAGGTAGGAATTAAGCTTGGACTGATTACGGCGGCGATTGCTGCACTAACGATATTCGAGGCGGCGATGATCGCTGAGATTGTACGGGGCGGGTTGACGTCCATTGATAAAGGGCAGATTGAGGCTGCACGTTCCTCCGGTCTCAGTAATTTTCAGACTCTGTGGCATATCGTGCTCCCCCAGGGACTGCGTCGTATGGTTCCGCCACTGGTCAGCCAGTTCATTTCGCTGCTGAAGGACACCTCACTCGCGGTAGTCATTTCATTGCCGGAGCTGATGCACAATGCGAATATCGTAATCGGGCACAGCTATGGCTATGCTATACCGACGCTCGCGCTTGTGGCACTGATCTATTTCACCGTAAACTTCCTGCTGTCCATGCTCTCCAGAAGACTTGAGAACAAAACAGCATAA
- a CDS encoding ATP-binding protein, with product MGQSILRMRVAEILLVAVVTAVAGEFKINPFDGDIFRIAMGSSAFLLFLLLMRQLPYISTGIATGVVVLLFRTAMDAVEGSGLTFEQSLNSHFSAMVYYIVFAMLMHAIKSRLDTFHPLVLGAVAAVIDLLSNEMELLTRLIVLDSASFRLNEWTYLMAIAVLRTYFTTGVYSSISVSQMRIRAREQNERIEQMLGFGSGLYGEVFYLKKSIGTLENVTLNSFELYRNLKAGEGPEPYSRQVLDITQQIHEVKKDSQRILAGLVKLVEREVTGDMPLSGILRFTVKSNAKYAEMLGKQVNFHIHITSDYTTDSYIPLLTLLNNLTANAVEVIKRKGSINLDAYEKDGMTIFTVTDSGAGIHKRDLELLFEPGFTTKFDEEGIAATGIGLSHVRDIVNMFEGTITVQPVSHAGGAMFQIIVPSAKLRKEE from the coding sequence ATGGGACAATCTATTCTGAGAATGAGAGTTGCAGAGATTCTGCTGGTAGCGGTCGTTACCGCTGTGGCCGGTGAATTCAAAATAAATCCGTTTGATGGCGACATCTTCCGGATTGCTATGGGCAGCAGCGCTTTTCTGCTGTTTTTGCTTTTAATGAGGCAGTTGCCGTATATCAGTACAGGCATTGCTACGGGTGTGGTCGTCCTGCTGTTCCGGACCGCAATGGATGCAGTAGAAGGAAGCGGACTGACGTTTGAGCAGAGCCTGAACAGTCATTTCTCCGCGATGGTCTATTATATTGTGTTCGCCATGCTGATGCATGCCATCAAAAGCCGGCTGGATACCTTCCATCCGCTGGTGCTGGGCGCTGTTGCCGCGGTAATCGATCTCTTGTCGAATGAAATGGAGCTGCTGACCCGGCTGATTGTACTGGATTCGGCCTCCTTCCGGCTGAACGAATGGACGTATCTGATGGCGATCGCTGTCCTGCGTACGTATTTCACGACGGGGGTATACAGCAGTATCTCCGTCAGCCAGATGCGGATCAGGGCGCGTGAACAGAACGAACGGATCGAGCAGATGCTCGGCTTCGGCTCCGGCCTGTACGGGGAAGTATTCTATCTCAAGAAGTCGATCGGAACGCTGGAGAATGTGACTCTAAACAGCTTCGAGCTGTACCGCAATCTGAAGGCCGGGGAAGGACCGGAGCCGTATAGCCGCCAGGTGCTGGATATCACCCAGCAGATCCATGAGGTGAAGAAGGATTCCCAGCGGATTCTGGCCGGGCTTGTGAAGCTGGTGGAGCGCGAGGTTACCGGTGATATGCCGTTATCGGGAATTCTGCGGTTCACGGTCAAGAGCAATGCCAAATACGCCGAAATGCTGGGCAAGCAGGTCAATTTTCATATTCATATTACCTCCGATTACACAACCGACAGTTATATTCCTCTGCTGACTCTGCTTAACAACCTCACTGCCAATGCGGTGGAAGTCATCAAACGTAAAGGCAGCATCAACCTGGATGCCTATGAGAAAGACGGCATGACCATTTTTACAGTGACCGATAGCGGGGCAGGGATTCATAAACGCGACCTGGAGCTGTTGTTCGAGCCGGGTTTTACTACGAAATTCGATGAAGAGGGAATCGCCGCTACTGGGATTGGACTCTCTCATGTACGGGATATAGTGAATATGTTCGAGGGAACGATTACCGTTCAGCCGGTGTCACATGCCGGAGGGGCCATGTTCCAGATTATTGTGCCGAGCGCAAAGCTGCGGAAGGAGGAATAG
- a CDS encoding response regulator, producing the protein MPLSFCIVDDDASARRMLQHIIEDSGLGEVVGTAECGQEGVALILSETPDIVLMDLLMPDQDGIETIISLQAQGCRSKFVMISQIENGDMVSRAYKSGIEFFIRKPINKIEVESVLYKVNERYAMGRYLDEIKLTLGKLEGLQFGMPQMPSGKRSVKEIIQPILMNMGMISENGSRDIITIMELVVAGGNSGSLPPLKELYEMAAATYKPVPADAAKEVKAIEQRLRRALAAGLANLASIGLTDYGNPKFEHYAPLYFDFEEVRLKMKEIEQGRDTGKVKVNIKKFLQVLHLEVLEGMGR; encoded by the coding sequence ATGCCACTTTCTTTCTGTATTGTAGATGACGACGCGTCGGCAAGAAGAATGCTGCAGCATATTATTGAGGATAGCGGACTTGGCGAAGTGGTGGGTACGGCGGAATGCGGGCAGGAGGGGGTAGCCCTGATCCTGAGCGAGACGCCGGATATTGTGCTGATGGATCTGTTGATGCCGGACCAGGATGGTATTGAGACGATCATATCCCTGCAGGCGCAGGGCTGCCGTTCCAAGTTCGTGATGATCTCACAGATTGAGAACGGGGATATGGTCAGCCGCGCCTATAAAAGCGGGATCGAGTTCTTCATCCGCAAGCCGATCAATAAGATTGAAGTCGAATCTGTGCTGTACAAGGTGAATGAACGTTATGCGATGGGCCGTTATCTGGATGAGATTAAGCTGACGCTAGGCAAGCTGGAGGGGCTGCAGTTCGGAATGCCGCAGATGCCGTCCGGCAAACGCTCCGTCAAGGAGATTATCCAGCCGATTCTGATGAATATGGGAATGATCTCGGAGAATGGCAGCCGGGATATTATCACGATCATGGAACTGGTGGTGGCGGGGGGGAACAGCGGGAGCCTTCCGCCGCTCAAGGAGTTGTATGAAATGGCAGCCGCTACATATAAACCGGTGCCAGCCGATGCTGCCAAGGAAGTCAAAGCGATTGAACAGCGTCTGCGCCGCGCGCTGGCTGCCGGACTGGCGAACCTTGCTTCCATCGGTCTGACGGATTACGGCAATCCGAAGTTCGAGCATTATGCGCCGCTGTATTTCGACTTTGAAGAAGTACGCCTGAAGATGAAAGAGATTGAACAGGGGAGAGACACCGGCAAGGTGAAGGTGAACATCAAGAAGTTCCTGCAGGTGCTTCATTTGGAAGTGCTGGAGGGGATGGGCCGCTAG
- the corA gene encoding magnesium/cobalt transporter CorA → MIRTLAVTHKGEVLTDLPLQSIVLDNYAWIWADFAMPTEEETLLLDTYFHFHPLAIEDCMHVLQRPKLDYYEEVQFFVLHALNERTLEAEEVDLFLSKKFLVSYHHQNKSEMEEAWQMVQAEIHSRKGWSGGPMAAAYTVMDKLVDRYFPSLYTLEDELADLESKSDSESVEELMSQVFNVRGRLLKLRRTIVPMRDLMYRIVNSQHVQSNGEERIYFGDIYDHLLKLTDMIEVDREMTADLRDSYISLNSNRMNSIMKTLTVITTVFMPLTLIAGIYGMNFRVMPELDWDYGYFAVLVLMLVLGVGMFRWFRRSGWFK, encoded by the coding sequence ATGATACGAACGCTTGCGGTAACGCATAAGGGTGAGGTGCTGACTGACCTGCCGCTTCAGAGTATAGTGCTGGATAACTATGCCTGGATTTGGGCGGATTTTGCCATGCCTACGGAAGAAGAAACATTGCTGCTGGACACTTATTTTCATTTTCACCCGCTGGCCATTGAAGACTGTATGCATGTGCTGCAGCGACCGAAGCTGGATTATTACGAGGAAGTGCAGTTCTTCGTGCTGCATGCGCTTAATGAGCGTACGTTGGAGGCGGAAGAGGTCGATCTTTTTCTCAGCAAAAAATTCCTCGTTTCCTACCATCACCAGAATAAATCGGAAATGGAGGAAGCGTGGCAGATGGTCCAAGCTGAAATTCATAGCCGTAAGGGCTGGTCGGGCGGGCCGATGGCTGCTGCTTACACCGTAATGGACAAGCTGGTCGACAGGTATTTCCCTTCGCTGTACACCCTGGAGGATGAACTGGCAGATCTGGAGAGCAAGAGCGACAGTGAATCGGTGGAAGAGCTGATGAGCCAGGTGTTCAACGTGCGCGGAAGACTGCTCAAGCTGCGCCGGACCATCGTGCCGATGCGTGATCTGATGTACCGGATCGTCAACTCGCAGCATGTGCAGAGCAACGGGGAAGAACGGATCTACTTCGGTGATATTTATGATCATCTGCTGAAGCTGACCGACATGATTGAAGTTGACCGGGAAATGACCGCCGATCTGCGTGACAGCTACATCTCGCTCAACTCCAACCGGATGAATTCCATTATGAAGACACTGACGGTGATTACTACCGTATTTATGCCGCTGACGCTGATCGCCGGAATATACGGGATGAACTTCAGGGTGATGCCGGAGCTGGATTGGGATTATGGTTATTTCGCGGTGCTGGTGCTGATGCTGGTGCTGGGAGTTGGAATGTTCAGATGGTTCCGGCGGAGCGGCTGGTTTAAGTGA
- a CDS encoding YerC/YecD family TrpR-related protein — MQLKKLNDKSIDQLFEAILTLKNMEECYVFFDDLCTVNEIQSLSQRLEVARMLGKGSTYNQIEAETGASTATISRVKRCLNYGNDGYKLTLERLGR, encoded by the coding sequence ATGCAGCTTAAGAAGCTAAACGATAAAAGTATCGATCAATTATTTGAGGCTATTTTAACATTGAAAAATATGGAAGAATGTTATGTGTTCTTTGATGATTTGTGCACAGTGAACGAAATTCAATCGCTCTCGCAGCGCCTTGAAGTCGCGCGGATGCTGGGCAAAGGGTCTACATACAATCAAATTGAAGCAGAAACAGGTGCCAGTACAGCAACAATCTCCCGTGTGAAGCGCTGCCTGAACTACGGCAATGACGGTTACAAGCTCACGCTGGAACGTCTGGGACGATAA
- a CDS encoding sirohydrochlorin chelatase, translating into MQPGVLMISHGSRDKTWVSIVEEAVSHLSLGEEIPVAVSFLELVEGRLIQDGIDELERAGVTDIIVIPLFVSSGSTHIDEIEYALGAKPVPERETDLERFRVTARIHYGYPVDDDPDIAQMIWDKLRGLSKHPERETLLLVGHGSIHEGFRQRWEQGISSLAARVRDISGLAAADYGLLNPDSVRSKVEYWQEQGHDVLVAPLFLSEGYFTKAVIPQRLEGLSYAYSGQTLLPHPLLPRWIERQVEAALQRLRGRG; encoded by the coding sequence ATGCAGCCGGGTGTGCTGATGATCAGCCACGGCTCCCGCGATAAGACCTGGGTGTCGATCGTAGAGGAAGCCGTGAGTCATTTATCGCTGGGGGAAGAGATTCCCGTGGCGGTATCTTTCCTGGAGCTGGTAGAAGGGCGATTGATCCAAGACGGTATAGACGAGCTGGAACGTGCAGGGGTCACAGATATTATTGTGATCCCCTTGTTTGTTTCTTCCGGCAGTACGCATATCGATGAGATAGAGTATGCACTGGGTGCTAAGCCGGTTCCGGAACGGGAGACGGATCTGGAGCGGTTCAGGGTCACAGCGCGGATTCATTACGGCTATCCGGTTGACGACGATCCGGACATTGCCCAGATGATCTGGGATAAGCTCCGTGGACTCTCGAAGCATCCCGAGCGGGAGACCCTGCTGCTCGTCGGACACGGCAGCATTCATGAGGGCTTCCGGCAACGCTGGGAGCAGGGGATCTCCTCACTCGCGGCGCGGGTACGGGACATAAGCGGGCTGGCTGCGGCCGATTACGGGCTGCTGAATCCGGACAGCGTAAGAAGCAAAGTGGAGTATTGGCAGGAGCAGGGCCATGATGTACTGGTGGCTCCGCTCTTTTTAAGTGAGGGGTATTTCACCAAGGCTGTTATCCCGCAGCGGCTGGAAGGGCTCAGTTATGCCTACTCCGGCCAGACCCTGCTGCCGCATCCGCTGCTGCCGCGCTGGATTGAACGGCAGGTCGAGGCGGCGCTACAGCGTCTGCGGGGCCGGGGTTAG
- a CDS encoding diacylglycerol kinase: MKTARLIYNPTSGREEMKRRLADILDRLDVGGIEASCHATTGEGDATAAAAEAVERGTYDLIIAAGGDGTLNEVINGMAEKPNLPPLGLLPLGTTNDFARAMGIPKNWEDSCDLILRQESRLIDLGKANDRYFINIAGGGQLTELTYEVPSKLKTMMGQLAYYLKGIEKMASLAPQELYIRANGQEMIHDEFMLFLIANTNSVGGFEKLAPGARIDDGLLDVIAVKKCNLAEFIRLVRLTIRGDHLNDKKVIHFRTDAMEVTSPGHVLLNLDGELGGTLPGNFSILPHHLRIFAQNN, from the coding sequence ATGAAAACTGCGAGATTGATTTATAATCCCACTTCTGGTCGGGAAGAAATGAAAAGACGACTCGCCGATATTTTAGACCGGCTGGATGTTGGCGGCATTGAAGCCTCCTGTCATGCAACAACCGGAGAGGGCGATGCCACAGCAGCCGCAGCTGAGGCTGTAGAGCGCGGTACGTATGATCTGATCATAGCTGCCGGAGGCGACGGTACGCTCAATGAAGTAATCAACGGGATGGCTGAGAAGCCTAACCTTCCCCCGCTCGGCTTGTTACCGCTCGGGACTACCAACGATTTTGCCAGGGCTATGGGCATTCCGAAGAATTGGGAGGATTCCTGCGACCTGATTCTGCGCCAGGAGTCGCGCCTGATTGACCTCGGCAAAGCCAATGACCGTTATTTCATTAATATAGCCGGCGGCGGCCAGCTGACGGAGCTTACCTATGAGGTTCCCAGTAAGCTGAAGACCATGATGGGCCAGCTTGCCTATTACCTGAAGGGTATAGAGAAGATGGCCAGCCTTGCTCCGCAGGAGCTGTACATCCGCGCGAACGGCCAAGAGATGATCCATGACGAGTTCATGCTCTTCCTGATCGCCAATACGAACTCCGTCGGCGGCTTCGAGAAGCTGGCTCCGGGGGCCAGAATTGATGACGGCCTGCTCGATGTAATTGCCGTCAAGAAATGCAACCTGGCCGAATTCATCCGGCTGGTCCGGCTTACGATCCGCGGCGATCATCTGAATGACAAGAAGGTCATCCATTTCCGCACCGATGCAATGGAGGTTACTTCTCCCGGCCACGTCCTGCTTAACCTGGACGGCGAACTCGGCGGCACGCTGCCGGGCAATTTCAGTATTCTGCCGCATCATCTGCGGATCTTCGCGCAGAATAATTAA